In the Prochlorococcus sp. MIT 1307 genome, one interval contains:
- a CDS encoding glycogen/starch/alpha-glucan phosphorylase, whose protein sequence is MSSTKPLELKLPTPGCYSDHERAGIGADAVFDGITEHLFFTLGKLAPTASLHDLYMALSYAVRDRLMTRYLASQEAIRAKPQKTVAYLSAEFLIGPQLNNNLLNLGIQKEAETALKRFGIQSLGHILEVEEEPGLGNGGLGRLAACYMESLASLQIPATGYGIRYEFGIFNQLIRDGWQVEVTDKWLKGGWPWELPQPDEACFVGFGGRTENYIDENGKYRSRWIPTEHAIGIPHDVPVLGYQVNTCNRLRLWRADATESFDFYAFNIGDYYGAVEEKVASETLSKVLYPNDGTDEGRRLRLKQQHFFVSCSLQDMLRSLEKRGIAIEEFSKHWTVQLNDTHPAIAVAEMMRLLIDHYHLEWEKAWEVTNSSVAYTNHTLLPEALEKWDLDLFSSLLPRHLELIYEINRRFLQQVRLRYPGNDLILRKLSIIDEDGGKAIRMAHLATIGAHHINGVASLHSDLIKRQLLPEFAALWPEKFTNVTNGVTPRRWVALANPELSKLLAEEVGTDWITNMELLTKLENKQLDKSFLEKFGAAKLSGKRKLAGYIHRQTGVLVDPASMFDVQVKRIHQYKRQHLNALQVIAQYLRIKNGKAQGMAPRTVIFGGKAAPGYFMAKLIIRFINGIAEMVNADPDMDGRLRVVFLPDYNVKLGEQVYPATDLSEQISTAGKEASGTGNMKFAMNGALTIGTLDGANIEIREQVGAENFFLFGKTESEIMKLRNNNYDPKSYIEALPELSEAIRLIELGHFSNGDTELFQPLLNSLTGNDPFFVMADFADYLRSQDNVSRAWQDREEWNRMSLINTARSGFFSSDRSIREYCESIWNVQPFPVEITCDVNSLTNSSNKLS, encoded by the coding sequence ATGAGCAGCACCAAGCCTTTAGAACTAAAGCTTCCAACACCAGGTTGTTACTCCGACCATGAAAGAGCAGGCATAGGAGCTGATGCAGTATTTGATGGCATCACCGAGCATTTATTTTTCACGCTTGGGAAACTAGCTCCAACTGCAAGTCTGCATGATCTTTATATGGCACTGAGTTATGCAGTCCGAGATAGGCTCATGACGCGGTATCTAGCAAGCCAAGAGGCCATACGTGCAAAGCCACAAAAAACAGTGGCCTATCTATCTGCTGAATTCCTCATTGGTCCACAATTAAATAACAACCTTTTAAATCTTGGAATACAGAAGGAAGCCGAGACCGCATTAAAACGATTTGGTATTCAATCTCTAGGTCACATTCTGGAAGTAGAAGAAGAACCAGGCCTAGGGAATGGAGGGTTAGGACGTCTTGCAGCTTGCTATATGGAATCACTCGCAAGCTTGCAAATTCCAGCTACTGGTTATGGCATTAGATACGAGTTTGGAATTTTCAATCAACTCATTAGAGATGGCTGGCAGGTTGAAGTAACAGACAAATGGCTTAAAGGAGGCTGGCCTTGGGAGCTTCCTCAACCTGATGAAGCTTGCTTTGTTGGCTTTGGTGGAAGAACAGAAAATTACATAGACGAAAATGGTAAATACCGATCACGGTGGATACCAACAGAACACGCAATTGGTATTCCGCATGATGTTCCTGTTCTTGGATATCAAGTAAATACTTGCAACCGTTTAAGGCTTTGGAGAGCAGACGCTACAGAAAGTTTTGATTTCTACGCTTTCAACATTGGCGATTATTACGGAGCAGTAGAGGAGAAGGTAGCTTCAGAAACGTTATCAAAAGTTCTATATCCCAATGACGGCACTGATGAAGGACGTCGATTGAGATTAAAGCAACAACATTTCTTTGTTAGCTGTTCACTTCAAGACATGCTAAGAAGCCTCGAAAAAAGAGGTATAGCAATAGAAGAATTCTCAAAACATTGGACAGTACAACTTAATGACACACATCCCGCAATTGCAGTCGCGGAGATGATGCGCTTGCTTATAGATCATTACCATTTGGAATGGGAAAAAGCATGGGAAGTCACTAACAGCTCAGTTGCATATACAAATCACACTTTGTTACCTGAAGCACTTGAAAAATGGGATTTAGATCTATTTAGCAGCTTGCTTCCTCGTCACCTTGAGTTGATATACGAAATCAATCGCAGATTCCTCCAACAAGTTCGCCTGCGCTACCCAGGAAATGATTTGATTTTGAGAAAGTTATCAATCATTGATGAAGACGGTGGCAAAGCAATAAGAATGGCACATTTGGCGACCATCGGTGCCCACCACATTAATGGAGTTGCTTCCTTACATTCTGACTTAATCAAAAGACAGTTATTACCAGAGTTCGCAGCACTCTGGCCAGAAAAATTCACCAATGTAACTAATGGAGTTACACCTCGCCGCTGGGTTGCCTTGGCCAATCCTGAACTATCAAAACTACTGGCAGAAGAAGTAGGAACTGATTGGATTACCAATATGGAATTACTTACAAAATTAGAAAATAAACAGCTTGACAAAAGCTTTCTCGAAAAATTTGGTGCCGCTAAATTATCAGGAAAAAGAAAACTTGCTGGTTACATCCATCGTCAAACTGGTGTCCTTGTTGACCCTGCCAGCATGTTTGATGTGCAAGTCAAAAGAATCCATCAATACAAGAGACAGCATCTAAATGCACTGCAAGTAATTGCACAATATCTTCGTATAAAAAATGGAAAAGCACAGGGAATGGCTCCTCGAACAGTCATTTTTGGAGGCAAAGCAGCTCCTGGCTACTTCATGGCAAAACTAATTATTAGGTTTATCAATGGCATTGCTGAAATGGTCAATGCGGATCCTGATATGGACGGTCGCCTAAGAGTTGTATTCCTTCCTGATTACAACGTAAAGCTTGGAGAGCAGGTTTATCCAGCTACTGACCTTTCAGAACAAATTTCTACTGCTGGAAAGGAAGCTTCAGGTACAGGAAACATGAAATTTGCAATGAATGGTGCATTGACAATTGGAACTCTTGATGGTGCGAATATCGAAATTCGTGAACAAGTGGGAGCTGAGAATTTCTTTCTTTTTGGGAAAACAGAAAGTGAGATCATGAAATTGAGAAATAACAATTATGACCCAAAAAGTTATATTGAAGCCTTGCCAGAGTTAAGTGAAGCAATTCGATTAATAGAGTTAGGCCACTTCAGTAATGGTGATACAGAGCTCTTTCAACCTTTATTAAATAGTCTTACAGGTAATGATCCATTCTTTGTAATGGCTGACTTTGCTGACTATTTAAGGTCACAAGACAATGTCAGCCGTGCATGGCAAGATCGTGAAGAGTGGAATCGCATGTCACTTATAAATACAGCAAGGTCTGGATTCTTTTCATCAGATAGATCAATTCGTGAATATTGTGAATCAATATGGAATGTTCAGCCATTCCCTGTTGAAATAACCTGTGATGTTAATTCATTAACTAATTCTTCAAATAAATTATCATAG
- a CDS encoding cation:proton antiporter encodes MDLPQVFSVLSTHEVEVAETLIGVINFLLIFLAARTLAEVLVRINLPTIVGELLAGVLIGASGLHLLIPPTTGAQLNAGFVNVISSLASVPPEAVPDLYFETFPSLQAVATLGLYALLFLTGLESELEELVAVGAQAFTVAMAGVILPFVAGTVGLMFIFQVDLIPAVFAGASMTATSIGITASVFGELGYLKTREGQIVIGAAVLDDILGIVILAVVVALATGGSLQIAPIVKLVLAATVFVVGAIVLSRTAAPAFDWVLERLKAPGAVVVASFVILVLSCFVATAIGLEAALGAFAAGLILSSSKNNHAIQQSVLPLVSLFATIFFVLVGAGMDLSVINPLDPSSRSALVVAGFMLLVAIVGKIAAGWCFVIDKPTDRLVVGLGMMPRGEVGLIFLGLGTSAGLLGPSLEAAVLLMVIGTTFLAPVLLRIVLKDKTPGGGNTIPDDVAANPVGLV; translated from the coding sequence ATGGATTTGCCTCAAGTGTTTTCAGTGCTCAGCACGCATGAAGTCGAAGTAGCAGAAACCTTAATCGGTGTAATTAATTTCCTCTTGATCTTCTTAGCCGCAAGGACTTTGGCTGAGGTTCTAGTCAGGATTAATTTGCCAACGATTGTTGGGGAGCTTTTGGCTGGGGTGCTGATTGGAGCTTCGGGATTGCATTTGTTAATACCTCCAACTACTGGGGCGCAATTAAATGCGGGCTTTGTAAATGTGATTAGTTCGTTGGCGTCAGTTCCCCCTGAGGCTGTTCCTGATCTTTATTTCGAAACTTTTCCTTCGCTGCAGGCAGTTGCAACTCTTGGCTTATATGCGCTGCTTTTCCTAACTGGTTTAGAGAGCGAGTTAGAAGAACTCGTTGCTGTTGGTGCGCAAGCTTTCACAGTCGCCATGGCAGGTGTGATTTTGCCTTTTGTCGCTGGAACTGTTGGCTTGATGTTTATCTTTCAGGTTGATTTGATACCTGCGGTTTTTGCTGGTGCTTCTATGACAGCAACAAGTATTGGTATTACTGCCAGTGTTTTTGGGGAACTTGGTTATCTCAAAACTCGAGAAGGACAGATTGTTATAGGCGCGGCAGTGCTTGATGACATTTTGGGCATCGTCATCCTTGCGGTGGTCGTTGCTTTGGCTACAGGAGGCTCACTGCAGATTGCTCCCATTGTCAAACTTGTTTTGGCGGCCACTGTATTTGTAGTTGGGGCAATAGTTCTTAGTAGAACAGCTGCACCTGCTTTTGATTGGGTACTAGAAAGACTGAAAGCTCCAGGAGCTGTCGTGGTGGCTTCGTTCGTAATTCTTGTGTTGAGTTGTTTTGTTGCAACTGCAATTGGGTTGGAAGCAGCGTTAGGAGCCTTTGCCGCTGGCTTGATCCTCAGTAGTTCTAAAAACAATCACGCCATTCAACAGTCCGTATTACCACTTGTCTCTCTTTTTGCAACTATTTTCTTTGTGCTTGTAGGCGCAGGAATGGATCTTTCAGTTATTAATCCACTTGATCCCAGCAGTCGCTCAGCATTGGTAGTAGCAGGATTTATGTTATTAGTTGCAATTGTTGGGAAGATAGCTGCAGGTTGGTGTTTCGTTATTGACAAGCCTACTGATCGATTAGTGGTTGGTTTGGGAATGATGCCTCGTGGAGAGGTTGGTTTGATTTTTCTTGGATTGGGAACCAGTGCAGGCCTGCTAGGTCCTTCATTAGAAGCAGCAGTTTTATTAATGGTTATAGGAACCACTTTTCTTGCACCAGTTTTGCTCCGAATTGTGCTTAAAGATAAAACCCCAGGTGGTGGTAATACCATCCCTGATGATGTAGCAGCTAACCCTGTTGGACTTGTCTAA
- a CDS encoding alpha/beta fold hydrolase yields the protein MSALAGTPNAPWSYLGHDVYSVSCSPADAPLQVASFNKESPAVLLVHGFGASTDHWRYNIPVLARTYEVHAIDLLGFGRSAKPSELEYGGELWKEQVVAYVKERIGRPTVIVGNSLGGYAALAAGAALESDSAGVVLLNAAGYFSDEKFPSKPKDFGAKLRQMVGLGLSRDLLVKWVVYPLMQRLIFENLRRPGVIRSTLQQVYIDPTNVDDYLIESIRRPSLDPGAFQVFRKVFQARGLKGKPIDELFKDLKAPLLLLWGDSDPWLRNAKAKQDKFRAFAQKASLEVKEVLLKAGHCPHDEVPDKVNEAMLTWLKG from the coding sequence ATGTCTGCTTTAGCTGGTACGCCTAATGCCCCTTGGAGCTATTTAGGTCATGACGTTTATTCGGTGAGCTGTAGCCCTGCTGATGCTCCTTTGCAGGTGGCAAGCTTTAACAAAGAGAGCCCAGCAGTCTTGCTAGTTCATGGGTTTGGGGCATCAACAGACCATTGGCGTTACAACATTCCAGTACTTGCTCGAACTTATGAGGTTCATGCCATTGATTTGCTTGGTTTTGGCAGAAGTGCAAAACCTTCAGAATTGGAATATGGGGGAGAGTTATGGAAGGAACAGGTTGTTGCATATGTAAAAGAGCGAATAGGAAGACCTACGGTGATTGTTGGTAACTCTCTTGGTGGTTATGCCGCTTTGGCTGCAGGAGCTGCATTGGAATCTGATTCTGCTGGTGTGGTTTTATTAAATGCAGCGGGATATTTCAGTGATGAGAAGTTCCCCTCTAAGCCAAAGGATTTTGGAGCAAAGTTGCGTCAAATGGTTGGCTTGGGCCTTTCAAGGGATCTTTTGGTTAAGTGGGTTGTTTATCCTTTAATGCAACGCTTGATTTTTGAAAATTTACGTAGACCTGGTGTTATTCGGAGTACTCTCCAACAGGTTTATATAGATCCTACTAATGTTGATGATTATTTAATTGAGTCGATTCGTCGGCCTTCTTTGGATCCAGGAGCATTTCAGGTGTTTCGTAAAGTTTTTCAAGCACGTGGATTGAAGGGTAAACCGATAGATGAATTATTTAAAGATTTAAAAGCGCCTCTCCTTTTGCTTTGGGGTGATAGTGACCCTTGGCTGAGGAATGCAAAAGCCAAACAAGATAAATTTCGGGCATTTGCTCAAAAAGCTTCTTTAGAAGTTAAAGAGGTTCTTCTAAAGGCTGGTCATTGCCCTCATGATGAGGTGCCCGATAAGGTAAATGAAGCAATGCTTACGTGGTTGAAAGGTTAG
- a CDS encoding galactose mutarotase — protein sequence MPITFTRKEVPYHHWELLDIDSCDRIRIVPERGGLITEWFCNGREVLYFDYERFNQIGQSVRGGIPILFPICGNLPGNSWKSGNHEYRLPQHGFSRDLPWKIDFMHHDKCCVLSLCDNEASRAMYPYSFLVEIKFKLEINAINFLINIENRSKEKMPFSFGMHPYFNVTDLGKIEVDGLPSKCINHLNMLEDDTKKQLAVISDGIDFICGPSKLVTVVDLLTRTRVHLQQQEPMNLTVLWTDPPRKMICLEPWTSPRESLINGERILLLEPGAIQKLDCRLMTD from the coding sequence ATGCCAATCACTTTTACTAGAAAAGAAGTGCCCTATCATCATTGGGAACTTTTGGATATTGATAGTTGTGATCGTATAAGAATAGTTCCAGAGCGAGGCGGCTTGATCACTGAATGGTTTTGTAATGGACGAGAGGTTCTTTATTTTGACTACGAGCGATTTAACCAAATCGGCCAAAGTGTTCGTGGTGGAATCCCTATTTTATTCCCTATTTGCGGAAATTTGCCTGGTAATTCTTGGAAATCAGGTAATCATGAATATAGGCTCCCACAACACGGTTTCTCGAGAGATCTTCCTTGGAAAATAGATTTCATGCATCATGATAAATGTTGTGTTTTAAGTTTGTGTGATAATGAAGCTTCGCGTGCAATGTATCCATATTCTTTCCTGGTTGAAATTAAGTTTAAACTAGAGATTAATGCTATTAATTTTTTAATTAATATTGAAAATCGTAGTAAAGAAAAAATGCCTTTTTCTTTTGGTATGCACCCCTATTTTAATGTAACGGACTTGGGGAAAATAGAAGTTGATGGATTGCCCTCTAAATGTATTAATCACTTGAATATGTTAGAAGATGATACTAAAAAACAACTGGCTGTTATTTCAGATGGGATAGATTTTATTTGTGGCCCTTCTAAACTTGTAACTGTGGTTGATTTGTTAACTCGTACCCGAGTTCATTTGCAACAACAAGAGCCCATGAATCTAACTGTTTTATGGACGGACCCACCTAGAAAAATGATTTGTTTAGAGCCTTGGACAAGCCCACGTGAGTCGTTGATTAATGGAGAACGTATACTTTTACTGGAGCCAGGAGCGATCCAAAAGTTAGATTGTAGACTTATGACTGATTAA
- the dld gene encoding D-lactate dehydrogenase — translation MRNYRLLDFRQELIAIVGSEKVITEQSKIRFYSTGIRVGFGDACAVVFPKDLIQLWKILETAISFDKIILLQAANTGLTGGSTPDGNNYDRDVVIINTLHLDKLFILNNGSQVIALPGTTLFQLEEQLLPLGRGPHSVIGSSCIGASVVGGVCNNSGGNLVNRGPAYTELSLFARLNQKGQLELVNHLDIELGDSPEKILTNLESANFKKKGLQDSDRMASDRTYQKRVRDFHAITPSRFNADKRRHYEASGCAGKIAVFAVRLDTFPLPKDEQVFLVGTNNPRRFTELREKILLTFDHLPDMGEYMHRSYFDGSDKYCKDTFLIIKYFGTRFLPKLLAIKRKLDYIAVKTRFLPKHFSDKVLQFIANIFPDHLPERIRDIRRKYEHYMVLLTSDKSIEPTQNLLDLAISLEDDYDYIKCTSSEGKDLLLHRYVAGAAPVRYRIINSSKVGELLPLDVALPRNCTSWYQILPREIISQMAESFQMGHFLCMVFHWDFVLKKGANLNDLKEQILTILDKNNAKYPAEHNVGHLYKADECLESFYRSLDPTNSFNPGIGKTSKKKHYE, via the coding sequence ATGAGAAATTATCGTTTGTTGGATTTCAGGCAAGAGTTAATTGCGATTGTTGGAAGTGAAAAAGTAATTACTGAGCAAAGCAAGATTCGATTTTATAGTACCGGAATTCGTGTTGGTTTTGGTGATGCTTGTGCAGTCGTTTTCCCTAAAGACTTGATACAACTTTGGAAAATATTGGAAACAGCAATATCTTTCGACAAAATTATTCTTCTTCAGGCTGCAAATACAGGTTTGACTGGTGGTTCGACTCCAGATGGTAATAATTATGATCGTGATGTTGTTATTATTAATACTCTTCACTTGGACAAGTTATTTATTTTGAATAATGGCTCTCAAGTTATTGCGCTCCCAGGGACAACATTATTTCAATTAGAAGAGCAATTGCTTCCTCTCGGGAGAGGACCACACTCCGTCATTGGTTCCTCGTGCATTGGGGCATCAGTTGTAGGAGGTGTATGCAACAACTCTGGAGGAAATTTAGTTAATCGGGGCCCTGCGTATACTGAATTATCTTTATTTGCAAGATTAAATCAAAAAGGGCAATTAGAATTAGTCAATCATCTTGATATTGAGCTAGGAGACTCACCCGAGAAGATTTTAACTAATCTCGAATCGGCAAATTTTAAGAAAAAAGGTTTACAAGATTCTGACAGAATGGCATCTGATCGTACATATCAGAAAAGAGTACGTGATTTTCATGCGATTACACCTTCTAGATTTAATGCAGACAAACGGCGCCATTATGAGGCTAGTGGCTGTGCAGGGAAAATCGCCGTTTTTGCTGTGAGGCTAGATACTTTTCCACTACCAAAAGATGAGCAAGTATTCCTTGTAGGAACGAATAACCCTAGGAGATTTACTGAGTTGAGAGAAAAGATTCTTTTAACTTTTGATCATTTACCTGATATGGGTGAATATATGCACCGTAGCTATTTCGATGGCTCAGATAAATATTGCAAGGATACATTTTTGATTATTAAATATTTTGGCACAAGGTTCCTTCCTAAACTTTTAGCTATCAAGAGGAAGTTAGATTACATAGCTGTTAAAACTCGCTTTTTACCAAAACACTTTTCTGATAAAGTTTTGCAATTTATAGCGAATATATTTCCTGACCACCTTCCTGAAAGAATAAGAGATATTCGCAGAAAATACGAACATTACATGGTTCTTTTGACTAGTGATAAATCTATTGAACCAACTCAGAATTTATTAGATTTAGCAATATCACTTGAGGATGATTATGATTACATTAAATGCACATCTTCGGAAGGTAAGGATCTCCTTTTGCATAGGTATGTAGCTGGAGCAGCGCCAGTTAGATATCGAATTATTAATTCTTCAAAGGTTGGAGAATTGCTTCCTCTGGATGTTGCACTTCCAAGAAATTGTACTTCTTGGTATCAAATTCTTCCACGTGAGATTATAAGCCAAATGGCAGAATCATTCCAAATGGGTCATTTCCTGTGTATGGTTTTTCATTGGGATTTTGTGTTAAAGAAAGGAGCAAATCTAAATGATTTGAAAGAACAAATTTTAACAATTTTAGATAAAAATAATGCAAAGTATCCTGCTGAGCATAATGTTGGTCATTTGTATAAGGCTGATGAGTGCCTAGAGAGCTTTTATAGAAGTTTGGATCCGACTAATAGCTTTAACCCTGGGATAGGCAAAACATCGAAAAAGAAGCACTATGAGTAG
- a CDS encoding alpha-hydroxy acid oxidase, with amino-acid sequence MAGNVSAPKVVNVRDLRDLAKNRLPQMVFDYIDSGADREQTLLQNCTAFNEIYFRPRCAVATPSCDLSIKVLDQKFQLPFLLAPVGSSRMFYPKGEIVAAREAGIAGTGYTLSTLSGCRLEDVKEATNFPAWYQLYLLGGRDVALKTIQRAKSAGFSAIVVTIDTPVSGLRERDVRNGTKELLSMNPFSMLPYISQMLIKPCWLTQWLGDGGLMNFPNVELDDGPMGYTEIGPALEQSVVTWDDLDWIREAWGGKIIVKGVHVGDDARKAADLGVDAIVVSNHGARQLDSVAPTIRVLPEIVKAVNGQIDVLLDGGIRRGGDVVKALCLGAKGVLIGRAYAYGLAAGGGPGVARAIEIIRTDILRTMKLLGCDSVNKLDSSFVTFPESWKQY; translated from the coding sequence ATGGCTGGCAATGTCTCAGCACCAAAGGTTGTAAATGTCCGAGATCTTAGGGATTTGGCGAAGAATCGTTTACCTCAGATGGTTTTCGACTATATAGATAGTGGTGCTGATAGAGAACAAACTTTATTGCAAAATTGCACAGCCTTTAACGAAATTTATTTCCGGCCTAGATGTGCAGTAGCCACTCCTTCTTGTGACTTGTCGATTAAAGTTCTTGATCAGAAATTCCAATTACCCTTCCTTTTGGCACCAGTAGGTAGTAGCAGGATGTTTTATCCAAAAGGTGAAATTGTTGCAGCACGTGAGGCAGGAATTGCTGGAACTGGTTATACCCTTTCGACTCTTTCAGGATGCAGGTTAGAAGATGTAAAGGAAGCAACAAATTTTCCTGCTTGGTACCAGTTATATCTGCTTGGTGGTAGGGATGTGGCATTAAAAACAATTCAAAGAGCTAAATCTGCAGGTTTTTCAGCAATCGTGGTGACTATTGATACTCCTGTTTCTGGATTGCGTGAACGTGATGTACGAAATGGGACAAAAGAATTGCTCTCTATGAACCCATTTTCTATGCTTCCTTATATCTCCCAGATGTTAATAAAACCTTGTTGGCTTACTCAATGGCTTGGGGATGGGGGGTTGATGAATTTTCCAAATGTTGAACTAGATGATGGGCCAATGGGTTATACAGAAATAGGCCCAGCTTTAGAGCAATCAGTTGTTACTTGGGATGATTTGGATTGGATTCGTGAAGCATGGGGAGGCAAAATTATTGTTAAAGGTGTGCATGTAGGTGATGATGCCAGAAAGGCTGCTGACTTAGGAGTTGATGCGATTGTTGTTTCTAACCATGGTGCTCGACAGCTTGATAGTGTTGCGCCAACAATTAGGGTTCTACCTGAAATTGTGAAAGCTGTGAATGGTCAAATAGATGTTCTTTTAGATGGAGGTATACGTAGAGGCGGGGATGTTGTAAAGGCTTTATGTCTTGGTGCAAAGGGAGTCCTCATTGGTAGAGCGTATGCTTATGGACTTGCTGCAGGAGGGGGGCCTGGAGTAGCAAGAGCAATTGAGATAATTCGTACTGATATTTTGCGCACAATGAAGCTTTTGGGTTGTGACTCAGTTAATAAGTTAGATTCATCCTTTGTTACTTTCCCTGAAAGTTGGAAGCAATATTAA
- a CDS encoding four-carbon acid sugar kinase family protein: MKIVVFDDDPTGSQTVYGCPLLLRWDKSSLVQAINHPSPLLFLLANTRSMNPVLAEKRIGEICQSIKQVLIEQEILLENICFVSRGDSTLRGHGTLEPEVINSLLGPFDATLHVPAFLEGGRTTVNGVHFLHGKPVHTTEFARDKAFGYSTSDLDLWLQEKSRGKIVAQNVDRLNFASLDAAINSKTGLKNLIDFLLALSGNRPVVVDAQHPSQLEVLGKVVRTLIGRKRFLFRSAASLINGLSNLPGKTHNAEEFASLRLKESSGDLKPGLVMVGSHVRLADEQLELLLKQDCCEGIEFPAKQIASVFLGDLADTLLSDFETEVLYKLNLILASRKTPVIYTTRGEIYFSSIEARINFGNFLAEFMASVVKKVIIKLGYVISKGGVTTHTFLEKGLNLASVELKGQLLPGLSVVCATDYSLAEGLPIVTFPGNLGFKDTLLSAWQLMENDR; this comes from the coding sequence ATGAAGATTGTTGTTTTTGATGATGACCCTACAGGTTCTCAAACTGTTTATGGTTGCCCTTTACTTTTGCGTTGGGATAAATCTAGTTTAGTTCAAGCTATTAATCATCCTTCACCTTTATTATTCCTTTTGGCAAATACTCGCTCTATGAATCCAGTTTTAGCAGAGAAAAGAATAGGTGAAATTTGTCAATCTATAAAACAAGTATTAATTGAGCAAGAAATTCTCTTGGAAAATATTTGTTTTGTTAGTCGAGGAGACTCAACTTTGCGAGGACATGGTACTCTTGAGCCAGAAGTAATTAATAGTTTACTCGGACCTTTTGATGCAACATTGCATGTGCCAGCGTTTCTAGAAGGTGGAAGGACTACTGTAAATGGTGTGCATTTTTTACATGGAAAACCGGTTCATACTACTGAGTTTGCTCGAGATAAAGCTTTTGGATATTCAACGAGTGATTTAGATTTATGGTTACAAGAGAAGAGTAGGGGAAAGATTGTTGCTCAAAATGTTGATCGACTAAATTTTGCTTCACTTGATGCAGCAATTAACTCAAAGACTGGCCTGAAGAATCTTATTGATTTCCTATTGGCCTTGTCTGGTAATAGACCTGTTGTAGTTGATGCTCAACATCCTTCACAGTTGGAAGTTTTAGGAAAGGTAGTTAGAACTTTGATTGGAAGAAAACGTTTTCTTTTTCGTTCGGCTGCAAGCTTGATTAATGGCTTATCTAACCTGCCTGGAAAAACTCATAATGCTGAGGAGTTTGCGTCTTTAAGACTTAAAGAAAGTTCTGGAGATTTAAAGCCTGGGTTGGTGATGGTTGGTTCTCATGTTCGCCTTGCAGATGAGCAGTTGGAACTATTACTGAAGCAAGATTGTTGTGAAGGCATTGAGTTCCCTGCAAAGCAAATCGCAAGTGTTTTTTTGGGAGACTTGGCAGACACTTTGCTTTCTGATTTCGAGACTGAGGTTTTATACAAGTTAAATCTTATTTTAGCTTCAAGAAAAACACCAGTAATTTACACTACTCGCGGAGAAATTTATTTTTCATCAATAGAAGCCAGAATCAATTTTGGAAATTTCTTGGCAGAATTCATGGCTAGTGTAGTCAAGAAAGTAATCATTAAGTTGGGGTATGTAATTAGCAAGGGTGGTGTTACAACTCATACTTTTCTTGAGAAAGGCTTAAACTTAGCTTCAGTTGAATTGAAAGGACAATTATTGCCAGGCTTATCTGTTGTATGTGCGACAGACTATTCATTAGCAGAGGGACTTCCAATTGTTACTTTCCCAGGTAATTTAGGTTTTAAAGATACTCTCCTGTCTGCATGGCAACTAATGGAGAATGATAGGTAA